A stretch of Ipomoea triloba cultivar NCNSP0323 chromosome 13, ASM357664v1 DNA encodes these proteins:
- the LOC116001786 gene encoding protein ODORANT1-like: MGRQPCCDKLGVKKGPWTAEEDKKLISFILTNGQCCWRAVPKLAGLRRCGKSCRLRWTNYLRPDLKRGLLSDAEEQLVIDLHAHLGNRWSKIASRLPGRTDNEIKNHWNTHIKKKLLKMGINPVTHEPLNKEETKPTSDDQSSTLPESDQKNGQQQVQVVPQSTTQVTTSEEQSSSCSPTENSSSSTATTTTEVVVVLDAVGGGEDDDPLLSSLLENHAPMADAAQWDLPLSDNQPPLIFDENHDLSMPTLLDDNFGWLFNCQDFGIQDFGFDCLNDPEMHIFDTVDSGNDHNK, translated from the exons ATGGGACGACAACCTTGTTGTGACAAACTCGGAGTGAAGAAAGGGCCATGGACTGCCGAGGAAGACAAGAAGCTCATCAGCTTCATCCTCACCAATGGCCAATGTTGCTGGCGCGCCGTGCCCAAGCTCGCCGGCCTCCGCCGTTGCGGCAAGAGCTGCCGCCTCCGCTGGACCAATTACCTCCGCCCTGACTTGAAGAGAGGACTCCTAAGTGATGCTGAGGAGCAGTTGGTCATTGACCTCCATGCTCATCTTGGTAACAG ATGGTCCAAGATTGCTTCAAGATTGCCAGGAAGGACTGATAATGAGATCAAGAATCATTGGAACACTCATATTAAGAAGAAGCTTTTGAAAATGGGGATTAATCCAGTTACACATGAACCTCTCAACAAGGAAGAAACAAAGCCAACAAGTGATGACCAATCCTCAACTTTGCCAGAATCAGACCAAAAAAATGGTCAGCAGCAGGTACAAGTTGTACCCCAGAGTACAACTCAAGTAACCACCTCAGAAGAGCAAAGCTCTTCATGCTCACCCACTGAAAACTCCTCCTCTtccaccgccaccaccaccacagaGGTGGTGGTCGTCCTAGACGCCGTGGGCGGCGGCGAAGACGACGACCCACTGCTCAGCTCCCTGCTGGAAAACCATGCTCCCATGGCAGATGCGGCGCAGTGGGACCTACCACTGTCCGACAACCAGCCGCCATTAATCTTCGACGAAAACCATGATCTGAGCATGCCAACGTTGTTGGACGACAACTTCGGGTGGCTATTTAACTGCCAGGACTTTGGGATCCAGGATTTCGGATTCGACTGCCTCAACGACCCAGAAATGCACATTTTCGACACGGTAGACTCTGGGAATGACCACAACAAGTAA